Proteins encoded by one window of Haloarcula pelagica:
- a CDS encoding cupredoxin domain-containing protein, with the protein MTDTNSPSTDLGDRELLKRLLARGFDRRTVLRALGFGAMAAAGTGAATARHDGGHPPQIDPYYGYSEPSLEKLPGSLQPDATVGLHIHPEALEDGDPTTIPFHFSPTGLRIEEGDIVQFDFQTPEHTVTAYHENQGRQQRVPDDVPPLSSPVIGAGGSWLYQFDSPGTYDLFCAPHEFFGMVMRIVVGDPDSSEYDGDFGPAGPQGPRPPVSGPALAGLGITTFPFPTAQDVFETGALSVENIDAQGTVSVEAVEDDL; encoded by the coding sequence ATGACAGATACCAATTCACCCAGTACAGACCTCGGAGACCGGGAATTACTGAAGCGGCTACTGGCCCGCGGATTCGACCGCCGGACCGTGTTGCGGGCACTCGGCTTCGGCGCGATGGCGGCCGCTGGGACCGGTGCTGCGACGGCCCGGCACGACGGCGGCCATCCGCCACAGATCGACCCGTACTACGGTTATTCCGAGCCGTCGCTGGAGAAGCTCCCGGGGAGTCTCCAACCGGATGCCACCGTCGGACTCCACATCCACCCCGAGGCGTTGGAAGACGGCGATCCGACGACGATCCCGTTTCACTTCTCGCCGACCGGGCTCCGTATCGAGGAAGGAGATATCGTCCAGTTCGACTTTCAGACACCGGAACACACGGTCACGGCGTATCACGAGAACCAGGGGCGCCAGCAGCGAGTCCCCGACGACGTTCCGCCGCTCTCCTCACCGGTGATCGGCGCCGGCGGCAGCTGGCTCTATCAGTTCGACAGTCCAGGGACGTACGACCTGTTCTGTGCGCCACACGAGTTCTTCGGGATGGTCATGCGGATCGTCGTCGGCGACCCGGACAGCTCCGAGTACGACGGGGATTTCGGACCGGCAGGCCCACAGGGACCCAGACCACCCGTCTCGGGGCCGGCTCTCGCGGGACTGGGAATCACCACGTTCCCGTTCCCCACGGCACAGGACGTGTTCGAGACCGGCGCACTCTCCGTCGAGAACATCGACGCGCAGGGGACGGTGAGTGTCGAAGCGGTCGAGGACGACCTCTGA
- a CDS encoding thiol-disulfide oxidoreductase DCC family protein, whose amino-acid sequence MSRTTDQPTLGPGYEDHGPVLLFDGVCNLCHGLVQTIVPRDPEGRLKFASLQSDYGQRVRAAHGLPTESLGSVVLVDGPDVYTKSRAVIRVAELLGWPYRLAAVGRLVPASISDTVYDFVAAHRYQWFGRKDQCMIPDTDISDRFVDDGITAESSGGT is encoded by the coding sequence ATCTCCCGGACAACCGACCAACCGACGCTCGGGCCGGGCTACGAGGACCACGGCCCGGTCCTGCTGTTCGACGGGGTCTGTAACCTCTGTCACGGGCTGGTCCAGACCATCGTCCCGCGGGACCCCGAAGGGCGGCTCAAGTTCGCGTCGCTGCAGTCCGACTACGGACAGCGGGTGCGAGCGGCACACGGTCTCCCGACGGAGTCCCTGGGGTCGGTGGTGCTGGTCGATGGTCCCGACGTGTACACCAAGTCACGCGCCGTCATCAGAGTCGCCGAACTGCTCGGGTGGCCGTACCGACTCGCTGCCGTCGGTCGGCTCGTCCCCGCCTCGATCAGCGACACCGTCTACGACTTCGTCGCGGCCCATCGCTACCAGTGGTTCGGCCGAAAAGACCAGTGTATGATCCCTGACACCGACATCAGTGATCGCTTCGTCGACGACGGGATCACTGCCGAGTCGTCGGGTGGGACGTGA